In one Cupriavidus taiwanensis genomic region, the following are encoded:
- a CDS encoding MBL fold metallo-hydrolase → MQTFHQLFDETSSTFTYLLIDAATGDALLIDPVDHQLERDLQLLQQTGARLAWVIETHAHADHITSAGHLALQTGAHTAAPSGCDIKPAHKQLIDGDTVTFGKQVLRAIHTPGHTAGSMSYLWEEAGAGGTVRRIFTGDALLIDGCGRTDFQSGDAGTLYDSLTRKLFALPDDTLVYPAHDYKGHSVSTIGHERAHNSRVAGRTREQFVEMMRNLNLPRPRLIDVAVPANQRLGLRDGESVPHGA, encoded by the coding sequence ATGCAGACCTTCCACCAGCTGTTCGACGAGACCTCGTCCACCTTCACCTACCTGCTGATCGACGCCGCCACCGGGGACGCGCTGCTGATCGATCCGGTCGACCACCAGCTCGAGCGCGACCTGCAATTGCTGCAGCAGACCGGCGCGCGCCTGGCGTGGGTGATCGAGACCCATGCCCATGCCGACCACATCACCTCGGCCGGCCACCTGGCGCTGCAGACCGGCGCGCATACCGCGGCGCCGTCCGGCTGCGACATCAAGCCCGCGCACAAGCAGCTGATCGACGGCGACACCGTCACTTTCGGCAAGCAGGTGCTGCGCGCCATCCATACCCCCGGGCACACCGCCGGCAGCATGAGCTACCTGTGGGAAGAAGCCGGTGCCGGCGGCACGGTGCGCCGCATCTTCACCGGCGATGCGCTGCTGATCGATGGCTGCGGCCGCACCGATTTCCAGTCCGGCGACGCCGGCACGCTCTACGACAGCCTGACCCGCAAGCTGTTCGCGCTGCCAGACGACACGCTGGTCTATCCGGCCCATGACTACAAGGGCCACAGCGTGTCCACCATCGGCCATGAACGCGCGCACAATAGCCGCGTCGCCGGCCGCACGCGCGAGCAGTTCGTCGAGATGATGCGCAACCTGAACCTGCCGCGCCCCAGGCTGATCGATGTCGCCGTGCCGGCCAACCAGCGCCTGGGCCTGCGCGACGGCGAAAGCGTGCCGCACGGCGCCTGA
- a CDS encoding OsmC family protein, which translates to MSTYTAEVLWQRDGQDFAGNRYSRRHLLRFDGGAEVPGSSSPHVVPLPMSDASAVDPEEMFIASLSSCHMLWFLSLAAKQRFVVDRYLDAATGVMEKNADGRMAMTVVTLRPQVTFGGAGEPTREQLDALHHAAHEACFIANSVRTEVRCEPVYAGA; encoded by the coding sequence ATGTCCACCTACACCGCTGAAGTCCTGTGGCAACGCGACGGCCAGGATTTCGCCGGCAACCGCTACAGCCGCCGGCATCTGCTGCGCTTTGACGGCGGCGCCGAAGTCCCGGGCTCGTCGTCGCCGCACGTGGTGCCGCTGCCGATGTCGGATGCCAGCGCGGTCGACCCGGAAGAAATGTTCATCGCCTCGCTGTCGAGTTGCCACATGCTGTGGTTCCTGTCGCTGGCAGCAAAGCAGCGCTTTGTCGTCGACCGCTATCTGGACGCGGCCACCGGTGTGATGGAAAAGAACGCCGACGGGCGCATGGCGATGACGGTAGTGACGCTGCGCCCGCAGGTCACGTTTGGCGGCGCGGGCGAGCCGACGCGTGAACAGCTCGACGCCCTGCACCATGCCGCGCACGAGGCCTGCTTTATCGCCAACTCGGTCAGGACAGAGGTGCGCTGCGAGCCGGTGTACGCCGGCGCCTGA
- a CDS encoding alpha/beta hydrolase, with amino-acid sequence MPASVLPGAAAPSAPPRTARARLWRWLAAPLAGLAAIAMLQDHFLYFPERASVGDMVTPGLRAWPGPDDFRGLVAEPRGPVRATALVFHGNAGHAGHRDYYASALAPLGVRVILAEYPGYGPRPGTLGERSFVADAEQSIALARRQYGAPLLLIGESLGAGVAAAAAARQRDHVAGVLLITPWDKLTHLASHHYPWLPAGWVLRDRYDSVASLAGLGRPVMVAVAERDTIVPARFGEALHASLGEPRRLAVIPGAGHNDWIRHVDQAWWQDAAAFLLAPRAAQTNNITPPKH; translated from the coding sequence ATGCCCGCCAGCGTGCTGCCCGGCGCAGCGGCACCGTCGGCGCCCCCACGGACTGCCCGGGCGCGCCTGTGGCGCTGGCTGGCCGCGCCCCTGGCGGGGCTTGCCGCAATCGCCATGCTGCAAGACCACTTCCTTTATTTCCCCGAACGCGCTTCGGTCGGCGACATGGTCACGCCGGGGTTGCGCGCGTGGCCAGGCCCGGACGACTTCCGCGGACTGGTGGCCGAGCCGCGCGGGCCGGTGCGCGCCACCGCGCTGGTGTTCCACGGCAACGCCGGGCATGCCGGGCATCGCGACTACTACGCCAGTGCGCTGGCGCCGCTGGGCGTGCGCGTGATCCTGGCCGAGTATCCGGGCTACGGGCCCCGCCCGGGCACGCTGGGCGAGCGCAGCTTCGTCGCCGACGCGGAACAGTCGATTGCACTGGCGCGCCGCCAGTACGGTGCCCCGCTGCTGCTGATCGGCGAATCGCTGGGAGCGGGCGTGGCGGCGGCCGCGGCGGCGCGCCAGCGCGACCACGTTGCCGGCGTGCTGCTGATCACACCGTGGGACAAGCTGACGCACCTGGCCTCGCATCACTATCCCTGGCTGCCGGCCGGCTGGGTGCTGCGCGACCGCTACGACAGCGTCGCCAGCCTGGCGGGCTTAGGCCGCCCGGTGATGGTGGCGGTGGCCGAACGCGACACCATCGTGCCGGCACGCTTCGGCGAGGCGCTGCATGCGTCGCTGGGCGAACCGCGGCGGCTGGCGGTGATCCCCGGCGCCGGGCACAACGACTGGATCCGGCATGTCGACCAGGCCTGGTGGCAGGACGCCGCCGCGTTCCTGCTGGCCCCGCGCGCCGCACAAACAAATAACATCACGCCGCCAAAACACTGA
- a CDS encoding YMGG-like glycine zipper-containing protein, giving the protein MKQRQPRQPYLALGALAMACAVVPAQAMAQNKPVAYPAKGQSQQQQASDDGACYSWAKQQSGVDPAQAANAPPPAQAQSGQRVRGAAGGAAAGAVAGAIAGDAGKGAAIGAATGTVAGGMAHRQSRRQANAANQQAAANTSQAMGSYYQAWGACMQGRGYSIK; this is encoded by the coding sequence ATGAAACAACGCCAGCCTCGCCAGCCGTATCTCGCGCTCGGCGCGCTGGCCATGGCCTGCGCCGTGGTGCCGGCCCAGGCCATGGCGCAAAACAAGCCGGTCGCCTACCCCGCCAAGGGCCAGAGCCAGCAACAGCAGGCCAGCGACGACGGCGCATGCTACAGCTGGGCCAAGCAGCAGAGCGGTGTCGATCCTGCCCAGGCGGCCAATGCGCCGCCGCCGGCCCAGGCCCAGAGCGGCCAGCGCGTGCGGGGTGCGGCGGGCGGCGCCGCAGCGGGAGCGGTGGCAGGAGCGATTGCGGGCGACGCCGGCAAGGGCGCGGCGATCGGCGCTGCAACGGGTACGGTCGCCGGCGGCATGGCGCACCGCCAGTCGCGCCGCCAGGCGAATGCGGCCAACCAGCAGGCCGCAGCCAACACCAGCCAGGCGATGGGTTCGTACTACCAGGCCTGGGGCGCCTGCATGCAGGGGCGCGGCTACAGCATCAAATAG
- a CDS encoding YbdK family carboxylate-amine ligase, which produces MSLEPFKQSEALTFGVELELQLVNRHDYDLAPFAPDLLRALKGAQHAGDIKPEISPSMIEISTGICHSYQQALEELTVMRDLMVAASHSLNLGIAGGGTHPFQQWSDRTISDSPRYQYISELYGYLAKQFTVFGQHVHIGCPSADESLFLLHAIGRYVPHFVALAASSPYVQGVDTGFASARLNSVAAFPMSGRAPFLLTWDAFTAYFEKMRNTGVIESMKDFYWDIRPKPEFGTIEVRVMDTPLTVQRACDIAAYIQMLARYLLLSRPFMPQEDDYLVYTFNRFQACRFGLEGEYVHPNELTRMPIADHILSICDALVPHAEALGSLEALANIRALAERRDGDAQWLRQVDADARSQRETVRKACDRWAS; this is translated from the coding sequence ATGTCGCTCGAACCGTTCAAGCAATCCGAGGCGCTGACTTTCGGCGTCGAGCTGGAGCTGCAGCTGGTCAACCGGCATGACTATGACCTGGCGCCGTTCGCGCCTGACCTGCTGCGCGCGCTCAAGGGCGCCCAGCATGCCGGCGACATCAAGCCCGAGATCAGTCCGTCGATGATCGAGATCAGCACCGGCATCTGCCACAGCTACCAGCAGGCGCTGGAAGAGCTGACCGTGATGCGCGACCTGATGGTGGCGGCCTCGCACTCGCTGAACCTGGGCATCGCCGGCGGCGGCACGCATCCGTTCCAGCAATGGTCCGACCGCACCATCTCCGATTCGCCGCGCTACCAGTACATCTCCGAGCTGTACGGCTACCTGGCCAAGCAGTTCACCGTGTTCGGCCAGCACGTGCATATCGGCTGCCCCAGCGCGGACGAATCGCTGTTCCTGCTGCACGCCATCGGCCGTTATGTGCCGCACTTCGTCGCACTGGCCGCGTCCTCGCCCTATGTGCAGGGCGTCGATACCGGCTTTGCCTCGGCGCGGCTGAACTCGGTCGCGGCCTTCCCGATGAGCGGACGGGCGCCGTTCCTGCTGACGTGGGACGCCTTCACCGCGTACTTCGAGAAGATGCGCAACACCGGCGTGATCGAAAGCATGAAGGACTTCTACTGGGATATCCGTCCCAAGCCCGAGTTCGGCACCATCGAGGTCCGCGTGATGGACACGCCGCTGACGGTGCAGCGCGCCTGCGATATCGCCGCCTATATCCAGATGCTGGCGCGCTACCTGCTGCTGTCGCGCCCGTTCATGCCGCAGGAAGACGACTACCTGGTGTACACCTTCAACCGCTTCCAGGCCTGCCGCTTCGGGCTGGAGGGCGAGTACGTGCACCCCAACGAACTGACCCGCATGCCGATCGCGGACCATATCCTGTCGATCTGCGACGCGCTGGTGCCGCATGCCGAGGCGCTCGGCTCGCTCGAGGCGCTGGCCAACATCCGCGCCCTGGCCGAGCGTCGCGACGGCGATGCCCAGTGGCTGCGCCAGGTCGACGCGGATGCGCGCAGCCAGCGCGAAACGGTGCGCAAGGCGTGTGACCGGTGGGCGTCCTGA
- a CDS encoding cation:proton antiporter, whose protein sequence is MNGLSQLFPSLPLVPGGLFWVGLALVGAGLAGELSRRWLRCPRIVGYAAAGLCAGMLGRSIVDENMINQTRILIDMALALALFELGHRLSLTWLRANRWLLLTSAFESLLTWGLVAAVLQWIGASPGVAILAGGIAVSTSPTIVLQLKNELRADGQVTERLLAMAALNSIYAAAIVQVATGWLHSEYGNLGAALLHPLYLLLGSCLLAWVVGKLGHAIYGRMSADDHYSFLVLVGLVLFTLALTRVLKLSMPLTLMLAGVVFKHQDDQPHVWPPHFGSAGSLLIIVMVVSLGLPLTAQDWAVGGVYAIALVVLRHVAKLAGVVSLGSFSGLSLRQCMALGLALAPMSGLAYLLMHDVARLYPGTGQPLAAIILCALAIEQLFGPVIAAWALRYAGEVRVDIRANGGGR, encoded by the coding sequence ATGAATGGACTGAGCCAACTTTTTCCAAGCCTCCCGCTCGTGCCCGGCGGCCTGTTCTGGGTCGGACTGGCCCTGGTCGGCGCCGGCCTCGCGGGCGAGCTGAGCCGGCGCTGGCTGCGCTGCCCGCGCATCGTCGGCTATGCCGCGGCGGGGCTGTGCGCGGGCATGCTGGGCCGCAGCATCGTCGACGAGAACATGATCAACCAGACCCGTATCCTGATCGATATGGCGCTGGCACTGGCCTTGTTCGAACTCGGCCACCGCCTTTCGCTGACCTGGCTGCGCGCCAACCGCTGGCTGCTGCTCACCAGTGCCTTTGAAAGCCTGCTGACCTGGGGGCTGGTGGCGGCGGTGCTGCAGTGGATCGGCGCCTCGCCCGGCGTGGCGATCCTGGCCGGGGGTATCGCCGTCAGCACCTCGCCCACCATCGTGCTGCAGCTTAAAAACGAATTGCGCGCGGACGGGCAGGTCACCGAGCGGCTGCTGGCGATGGCCGCGCTCAACAGCATCTATGCCGCCGCCATCGTGCAGGTCGCCACCGGCTGGCTGCATTCGGAATACGGCAACCTGGGCGCCGCGCTGCTGCACCCGCTGTACCTGCTGCTGGGCTCGTGCCTGCTGGCGTGGGTAGTGGGCAAGCTCGGCCATGCCATCTACGGCCGCATGTCGGCCGACGACCACTACAGCTTCCTGGTGCTGGTGGGCCTGGTGCTGTTCACGCTGGCGCTGACCCGGGTTCTAAAATTGTCGATGCCGCTGACGCTGATGCTGGCCGGCGTGGTGTTCAAGCACCAGGACGACCAGCCGCACGTGTGGCCGCCACATTTCGGCAGCGCCGGCAGCCTGCTGATCATCGTCATGGTGGTGTCGCTGGGCCTGCCGCTGACGGCGCAGGACTGGGCCGTGGGCGGCGTCTACGCCATCGCGCTGGTGGTGCTGCGCCACGTCGCCAAGCTGGCCGGGGTGGTGTCGCTGGGCTCGTTCTCGGGCCTGAGCCTGCGCCAGTGCATGGCACTGGGGCTGGCGCTGGCGCCGATGTCGGGCCTGGCCTACCTGCTGATGCATGACGTCGCGCGCCTGTACCCGGGCACGGGGCAGCCGCTGGCCGCCATCATCCTGTGCGCGCTGGCCATCGAACAACTTTTCGGTCCGGTGATCGCGGCCTGGGCGTTGCGCTACGCAGGCGAAGTCCGCGTCGATATCCGGGCCAATGGAGGAGGGCGCTGA
- a CDS encoding tetratricopeptide repeat protein, giving the protein MSEQEASYDHAIGLANQGRFAEALQIADQLSLARPEVVDFVTLRARLHFDSGDAGAALAVLDEALARLDTLPLQPPHRWVSRGVIAHRYGAMLMSLGRDAEARPRLHEAAQRSGLLTGEWAAHFHAGLAALRLGDMAGAARYWYDLMVRNPDLGADDIAPLVSDYIARAEAAGVPAEPLMRICLGRVALDNPHLLELDAAAGDAVAADQAARVLAEHPDHPEARRLRAPLRHGVGDLQGALDDLGVYLRQVPDPQSQVRELAWRYQLAQRGDDSGGTAPAEREPWLRFTLSDQSDDGAGYYRAAMALGEFIDDVPAAEAALRPLLVQAGRAGVARFDQYFATGQGDAAGHGGNADSHVYSLLCRLLARSLPADAAHADERIALHRRGMAASEFIEHWIDLLDCHADAGQHQKVAELAGEVLNRYPLERNPADVTWAFSRMIAAWKALGGAEPAEAARAAMAHMDARLDALPVEARSEAAHPMAHARAYYAALLQARMAGMDEHDRTDALAEIETQQRRALLVEDAWLYNRFGQVWRELGEPERALPLFEQAVALTEGDPQDQAGARVQRGLVHNAARRHDAALADFVAAFAARDDWDAEVYLRAVQSALGQGQREAALGYFDQARARGAAQGTTRTLYGQVETALKATRPVWKMWGV; this is encoded by the coding sequence GTGTCCGAGCAGGAAGCCAGCTACGACCACGCCATCGGGCTAGCCAACCAGGGGCGCTTCGCCGAAGCGCTGCAGATCGCCGACCAGTTATCGCTGGCGCGCCCCGAGGTGGTGGATTTCGTCACGCTGCGGGCGCGGCTGCACTTTGACAGCGGCGATGCCGGCGCCGCGCTGGCGGTGCTGGACGAGGCCCTGGCGCGGCTCGACACGCTGCCGCTGCAGCCGCCGCACCGCTGGGTCTCGCGCGGCGTAATCGCGCACCGCTACGGCGCCATGCTGATGAGCCTGGGCCGCGATGCCGAGGCCCGTCCGAGGCTGCACGAGGCGGCGCAGCGCAGCGGCCTGCTGACGGGAGAATGGGCCGCGCACTTCCACGCCGGCCTGGCGGCGCTCCGGTTGGGCGACATGGCCGGCGCCGCGCGCTACTGGTACGACCTGATGGTGCGCAACCCCGACCTGGGCGCCGACGATATCGCGCCGCTGGTGTCGGACTACATCGCCCGCGCCGAGGCCGCCGGCGTGCCGGCGGAGCCGCTGATGCGCATCTGCCTGGGCCGGGTCGCGCTGGACAACCCGCATTTGCTCGAGCTCGATGCCGCGGCCGGCGATGCCGTCGCCGCCGACCAGGCCGCGCGCGTGCTCGCCGAACACCCGGACCACCCCGAGGCGCGCCGGCTGCGCGCGCCGCTGCGCCATGGCGTTGGCGATCTGCAGGGCGCGCTCGACGACCTCGGCGTCTACCTGCGCCAGGTCCCCGACCCGCAGAGCCAGGTACGCGAGCTGGCCTGGCGCTACCAGCTGGCGCAGCGTGGGGACGACAGCGGCGGCACCGCGCCGGCCGAGCGCGAGCCGTGGCTGCGCTTCACGCTGAGCGACCAGTCCGACGACGGCGCCGGCTACTACCGCGCCGCGATGGCGCTTGGCGAATTCATCGACGACGTGCCCGCCGCCGAAGCCGCGCTGCGTCCGCTGCTGGTGCAGGCCGGGCGCGCTGGGGTGGCGCGCTTCGACCAGTATTTCGCCACGGGCCAGGGCGATGCCGCCGGCCATGGCGGCAATGCCGACTCCCATGTCTATTCGCTGCTGTGCCGGCTGCTGGCGCGCAGCCTGCCGGCCGACGCCGCGCATGCCGACGAGCGCATCGCGCTGCACCGCCGGGGCATGGCCGCCAGCGAGTTCATCGAGCACTGGATCGACCTGCTCGATTGCCACGCCGACGCGGGCCAGCACCAGAAGGTGGCGGAATTGGCGGGCGAGGTGCTCAACCGCTACCCGCTCGAGCGCAACCCGGCCGACGTGACCTGGGCCTTCAGCCGCATGATCGCCGCCTGGAAGGCGCTTGGCGGCGCCGAGCCGGCCGAGGCCGCGCGCGCCGCGATGGCGCACATGGATGCGCGCCTGGACGCGCTGCCGGTGGAAGCCCGCAGCGAGGCCGCGCACCCGATGGCGCATGCGCGCGCTTACTATGCCGCGCTGCTGCAGGCCCGCATGGCGGGCATGGACGAGCACGACCGCACCGATGCGCTGGCCGAGATCGAGACCCAGCAGCGGCGCGCGCTGCTGGTCGAGGATGCCTGGCTGTACAACCGTTTCGGCCAGGTCTGGCGCGAGCTGGGCGAGCCCGAGCGCGCGCTGCCGCTGTTCGAACAGGCGGTGGCGCTGACCGAGGGCGATCCGCAGGACCAGGCCGGCGCGCGCGTGCAGCGCGGCCTGGTGCATAACGCCGCGCGCCGCCATGACGCTGCGCTGGCGGACTTTGTTGCCGCCTTCGCCGCGCGTGACGACTGGGACGCCGAGGTGTACCTGCGCGCGGTGCAGTCCGCGCTCGGTCAGGGCCAGCGCGAAGCCGCGCTGGGCTACTTCGACCAGGCGCGTGCCCGTGGCGCCGCCCAGGGCACCACGCGCACGCTGTACGGGCAGGTCGAGACAGCATTGAAGGCCACCCGGCCGGTATGGAAGATGTGGGGCGTCTGA
- a CDS encoding branched-chain amino acid ABC transporter substrate-binding protein, which translates to MSSTFHKTAMTVALTLAGLTAASAAFAQAQEIKLGYAGPMTGGQAQYGKDMQNGIILAIEDMNATKPKIGGKEVKFVLVSEDDQADPKTGSVVAQKLVDNGIQGMLGHFNSGTTIPASMVYNRAGIPQIAMATAPEYTKQGFKTTFRMMTSDTQQGSVIGAFVVKKLGAKNIAIVDDRTAYGQGLADEFEKAAKAAGGKVVRREFTNDKAVDFKAVLTNIKRSNPDIIFYGGAETQSAPMAKQVKELGIKAPLVSGEMSKTDNFLKLAGPAAEGTVVSLAGLPLDQMPGGAAYEKKYEKRFGSKVQTYSPYAYDGATAMMTAMVKAGSTDPARYLPVLAATNMQGVTTKTLAYDARGDLKDGGITVYKVVGGKWTVLETVGGK; encoded by the coding sequence ATGAGCTCGACCTTCCACAAGACGGCAATGACCGTTGCCCTGACCCTGGCCGGCCTGACCGCCGCCTCCGCCGCGTTCGCGCAGGCGCAGGAAATCAAGCTGGGCTACGCCGGCCCGATGACCGGCGGCCAGGCCCAGTACGGCAAGGACATGCAGAATGGCATCATCCTCGCGATCGAGGACATGAATGCCACCAAGCCCAAGATCGGCGGCAAGGAAGTCAAGTTCGTGCTGGTCTCCGAAGACGACCAGGCCGATCCCAAGACCGGCTCGGTGGTGGCGCAGAAGCTGGTCGACAACGGCATCCAGGGCATGCTGGGGCACTTCAACTCGGGCACCACCATCCCGGCGTCGATGGTCTACAACCGCGCCGGCATTCCGCAGATCGCCATGGCGACCGCGCCGGAATACACCAAGCAGGGCTTCAAGACCACCTTCCGCATGATGACTTCGGACACCCAGCAGGGTTCGGTGATCGGCGCCTTCGTGGTGAAGAAGCTGGGCGCGAAGAACATCGCCATCGTCGATGACCGCACCGCCTACGGCCAGGGCCTGGCCGACGAGTTCGAAAAGGCCGCCAAGGCCGCCGGCGGCAAGGTCGTGCGCCGCGAGTTCACCAACGACAAGGCGGTGGACTTCAAGGCCGTGCTGACCAACATCAAGCGCAGCAACCCGGACATCATCTTCTACGGCGGCGCCGAGACGCAGTCCGCGCCGATGGCCAAGCAGGTCAAGGAACTGGGCATCAAGGCCCCGCTGGTGTCGGGCGAAATGTCCAAGACCGACAACTTCCTGAAGCTCGCCGGCCCGGCCGCCGAAGGTACCGTGGTGTCGCTGGCCGGCCTGCCGCTGGATCAGATGCCCGGCGGCGCCGCCTACGAGAAGAAGTACGAGAAGCGCTTCGGCTCGAAGGTGCAGACCTACTCGCCGTACGCCTATGACGGCGCCACCGCGATGATGACGGCCATGGTCAAGGCCGGCTCGACCGACCCGGCGCGCTACCTGCCGGTGCTGGCCGCCACCAACATGCAGGGCGTGACCACCAAGACGCTGGCGTACGACGCGCGCGGCGACCTGAAGGATGGCGGCATCACGGTCTACAAGGTCGTGGGCGGCAAGTGGACGGTGCTGGAGACGGTGGGCGGGAAGTAA